A section of the Echeneis naucrates chromosome 12, fEcheNa1.1, whole genome shotgun sequence genome encodes:
- the sigmar1 gene encoding sigma non-opioid intracellular receptor 1: MSVLRTSLKLFVLAAITVLAVLALRHWMATKQYVFNKEDVARLAKQYAGQDHEQAFSKVVVELRKRYPGHILPDEDLQWVFVNAGGWMGSMCLLHASLTEYVLLFGTAVDTGGHSGRYWAEISDTVISGTFRQWKEGTTKSETYYPGDTIVHGVGEATSVHWSAGTWMVEYGRGFIPSTLGFALADTLFSTQDFVTMFYTVRVYVKGLLLETGTLLTDVGVL, encoded by the exons ATGTCTGTCTTAAGAACAAGCCTAAAACTCTTCGTGTTAGCGGCAATCACCGTCCTGGCCGTGCTGGCGTTGCGACACTGGATGGCCACCAAGCAATACGTTTTCAACAAAGAAGACGTCGCCAGGTTGGCCAAACAGTACGCAG GACAGGATCACGAGCAGGCCTTTTCCAAAGTCGTGGTTGAGCTCAGGAAGAG GTATCCTGGTCACATCCTGCCAGATGAGGACCTGCAGTGGGTGTTTGTGAATGCTGGAGGTTGGATGGGCTCCATGTGTCTGCTCCACGCTTCGCTCACGGAGTATGTACTGCTGTTTGGCACTGCAGTGGACACCGGAGGACATTCGG GTCGTTACTGGGCTGAGATTTCTGACACTGTCATCTCTGGCACGTTCAGACAGTGGAAGGAAGGGACAACCAAGAGTGAAACATACTATCCTG GTGACACCATTGTACACGGTGTAGGTGAAGCAACATCAGTCCATTGGAGTGCAGGCACGTGGATGGTGGAATACGGCAGAGGTTTCATTCCCTCTACACTAGGATTCGCTCTGGCTGACACCCTGTTCAGCACGCAGGACTTCGTCACAATGTTTTACACCGTACGTGTCTACGTCAAGGGCCTGCTGCTGGAGACTGGTACACTACTTACAGATGTTGGAGTTTTGTGA